A region of the Kribbella sp. NBC_01245 genome:
GCATGCCCGGACGTTGCTTGAGGCAACCGATCTCGGCCTGGAGCAGGTCGCCGCCAAGTCGGGCTTCGGCACGGCCGCGCTGTTGCGGCACCACTTCCGCCGGGTCGTCGGAGTGGCGCCACAGGACTACCGCCGTACGTTCCAAACCGCGAGTTAATCGCTGGCCTGGTCGCCTTGGGCGGTTGTCTACTGAGGGCCATGCCACTCGTGTATCGGAGTGCCGAAGTAGCTGAAGCCGAAGCAGTACTAGAGTTCTGGTCTCGCGCCGCCGAAGACGCCGATCGCCCACCGGACTCCGCCGACGCCGTCCGCCGCCTCATCACGCGCGATCCCGCCGCCTTGATCCTTGCCCTGCACAACAACCCGGGCGACAAGGATGGCGCGCGGATCGTCGGCACGATCATCGCCGGATGGGACGGCTGGCGGTGCCACCTGTACCGCCTCGCCGTTGACCCGGCCCATCGCCGCCAGGGCCTCGGCCGCGAACTCATCGCTTGCGCCGAAGCCCTGCTCAAGTCGTACGGCGGAACCCGGGCCGACGCCATGGTCCTCGACACCAACA
Encoded here:
- a CDS encoding GNAT family N-acetyltransferase; translated protein: MPLVYRSAEVAEAEAVLEFWSRAAEDADRPPDSADAVRRLITRDPAALILALHNNPGDKDGARIVGTIIAGWDGWRCHLYRLAVDPAHRRQGLGRELIACAEALLKSYGGTRADAMVLDTNTDAHPSWKSAGYTPQSTWSRWTHPL